In Hyphomicrobiaceae bacterium, the following are encoded in one genomic region:
- a CDS encoding Tim44/TimA family putative adaptor protein produces MNGQLDFLTLISLVVAFVAILKLRSVLGQRSDEDDARIERLKTRERETKAAAGAGSGEVINMPVRDRSEPAGTQLDTVVNDSEARVRAYPASSQAVTDGLLSVAKFDPAFDPDGFLAGASSAYEIIVTAFADGDRKALKELLSRDVYDGFITAINEREARGEQIDQQFVGIKKAEITNAEVLGGFASITVRFISELITAIRDRAGTVSGGDRVTEVTDVWTFGRDVSSKRALQNPNWRLDETQPPN; encoded by the coding sequence ATGAACGGCCAACTCGATTTTCTCACTCTCATTTCTCTTGTCGTTGCGTTCGTTGCCATTTTGAAGCTGCGCAGCGTTCTCGGCCAACGCTCAGACGAGGATGATGCGCGCATCGAAAGGCTGAAGACGCGCGAGCGCGAGACCAAAGCGGCGGCAGGGGCTGGCTCGGGCGAAGTCATCAATATGCCCGTGCGGGATCGTTCCGAGCCGGCAGGGACGCAGCTCGATACCGTCGTTAACGATAGCGAAGCACGTGTGCGCGCCTATCCGGCCTCGTCACAGGCCGTGACCGACGGCCTGCTTTCCGTCGCGAAGTTCGACCCCGCTTTCGATCCGGATGGTTTTTTGGCCGGTGCCTCCAGCGCCTATGAGATTATCGTGACGGCGTTTGCCGACGGCGACCGCAAGGCTCTGAAAGAGCTGTTGAGCCGCGATGTATACGATGGATTCATAACGGCGATCAACGAACGCGAGGCTCGTGGTGAGCAAATCGACCAGCAGTTCGTTGGTATCAAGAAGGCCGAAATCACGAATGCCGAAGTTTTGGGTGGTTTTGCGTCGATTACCGTGCGCTTCATAAGTGAGTTAATCACCGCCATTCGGGACCGGGCCGGAACTGTCTCCGGCGGCGACCGCGTGACCGAGGTGACCGACGTTTGGACCTTCGGACGCGACGTCTCCAGCAAGCGGGCTCTGCAGAACCCCAACTGGAGATTGGACGAGACACAACCGCCGAACTGA
- the secB gene encoding protein-export chaperone SecB translates to MSDNGKAAANAPTPIPIQANVLNQYIKDMSFENPNIRKLMAGPGETPSLKVEVNVNAERIDGNVYESAIELKATAENNIGTVYVLETVYAGLFRIENIPDQALEPFLLISAPMTLFPFLRRLVADVTREGGYPPLMLDPIDFAGLYFQRQAEISKAKGTKLNA, encoded by the coding sequence ATGTCAGACAACGGCAAGGCCGCAGCCAACGCGCCTACTCCCATCCCGATCCAGGCCAATGTTCTCAATCAGTACATCAAGGATATGTCGTTCGAAAATCCGAATATTCGCAAGTTGATGGCGGGTCCGGGTGAGACGCCAAGCCTGAAAGTCGAGGTCAATGTCAACGCCGAGCGGATCGACGGCAATGTCTACGAAAGCGCCATCGAACTGAAAGCAACCGCCGAGAATAATATCGGCACCGTCTATGTTCTCGAAACCGTGTACGCGGGCCTCTTCAGAATCGAAAACATTCCCGACCAAGCGCTGGAACCGTTCCTGCTCATCAGCGCGCCGATGACGCTTTTCCCCTTCCTCCGCCGCTTGGTAGCCGACGTAACACGCGAGGGCGGCTATCCGCCTTTGATGCTCGATCCAATTGATTTCGCAGGGCTCTATTTCCAGCGACAGGCCGAAATATCCAAAGCCAAGGGCACCAAGCTCAACGCTTGA
- a CDS encoding RNA methyltransferase — MTGRTSENWPPTPRGYFAIGAERMSKSLNLGNLMRSAHGFGASFTFTVGATYRALEARADTSKGQWHLPHYNWTSIEEMALPQGCKLVGVELLDEAIDLPSFRHPMRAAYILGPEMGSLSPAMLERCDYTVKIPTSFCVNVAMAGAIVMYDRVRSLARFAERPIREGGP, encoded by the coding sequence ATGACCGGCAGAACATCTGAGAACTGGCCACCAACGCCGCGCGGCTATTTTGCCATCGGGGCCGAGCGCATGTCGAAATCGTTGAACCTCGGCAATCTGATGCGTTCGGCGCATGGTTTCGGGGCCAGTTTCACATTTACGGTCGGCGCGACGTACCGCGCGTTGGAAGCGCGCGCCGACACCTCCAAAGGCCAGTGGCATCTGCCTCATTACAATTGGACTTCAATCGAGGAAATGGCGCTTCCGCAGGGCTGCAAGCTCGTCGGCGTGGAACTGCTGGACGAAGCGATTGATCTACCCAGCTTCCGCCATCCCATGCGCGCGGCTTACATCCTGGGCCCTGAAATGGGATCGCTTTCACCCGCGATGCTTGAGCGATGCGATTATACCGTCAAGATCCCGACCAGCTTTTGCGTCAATGTCGCCATGGCGGGGGCCATTGTCATGTATGACCGGGTAAGATCGCTGGCCCGGTTTGCCGAGCGCCCGATCCGCGAGGGAGGACCCTGA
- a CDS encoding arylesterase translates to MSLNAPLSWARLLLVLALFAAPALTMIPKQTKADSPPSVTLVAFGDSLTAGYMLPPGDSFPSQLQVALAAKGYKVNVINAGVSGDTSAGGLQRLDWSMQPGVDGVILELGANDALRGIDPSLTKNNLEKIISKIKQKGADILLAGMKAPANWGPEYQATFDVIYPELAGRYQLALYPFFLEGVIGEPGLTLDDGLHPTTKGVAELVKRILPQVEALVKQIQDRKAAATATAKP, encoded by the coding sequence ATGAGCTTGAATGCGCCGCTGAGTTGGGCCCGTTTACTTCTCGTGCTTGCGCTTTTCGCCGCACCGGCCCTCACAATGATACCCAAGCAAACCAAGGCCGATTCGCCCCCCTCCGTCACGCTCGTTGCTTTCGGCGACAGCCTGACTGCCGGCTATATGCTTCCTCCTGGGGATTCCTTTCCTTCTCAACTTCAGGTGGCGCTTGCCGCCAAGGGTTACAAGGTCAACGTCATCAACGCGGGCGTTTCTGGTGATACCTCTGCGGGCGGCCTGCAACGGCTTGACTGGTCAATGCAGCCCGGAGTGGATGGCGTCATCCTTGAGCTCGGCGCCAACGACGCCCTGCGCGGCATCGATCCGAGCCTGACCAAGAACAACCTTGAAAAGATCATTTCAAAGATCAAGCAGAAAGGGGCCGACATCCTTCTGGCTGGCATGAAGGCGCCAGCTAATTGGGGCCCTGAGTACCAAGCGACATTCGACGTTATCTACCCGGAGCTCGCAGGCAGATACCAACTTGCGCTCTATCCCTTCTTTCTGGAAGGCGTCATCGGGGAGCCTGGCCTGACCTTGGATGATGGCCTTCATCCCACGACGAAGGGCGTCGCCGAACTCGTCAAGCGCATCCTGCCGCAAGTGGAAGCGCTGGTGAAACAGATCCAGGATCGCAAGGCTGCGGCAACTGCCACCGCCAAGCCCTAG
- the thpR gene encoding RNA 2',3'-cyclic phosphodiesterase produces the protein MPRLFTALELPDETRAELYRLHIPLPGSRWLKAEDYHITLRFAGDIDNGLAREFSANLASIDADAFEIRLSGVGIFGGNDPSSVFADVAPCPALEALARANDKAARNAGLPPPKHPFKAHVTLARLKHTDPTAVARYLTRFGGYRSEPIFVSRFVLMSSRPMTGGGPYGVVESFPLHGGYTPDDTDHW, from the coding sequence ATGCCCAGACTTTTCACCGCCCTTGAACTACCCGACGAGACCCGCGCCGAACTCTATCGGCTGCATATTCCCCTGCCCGGCTCGCGATGGCTCAAAGCGGAGGACTATCACATCACATTGCGTTTTGCGGGCGACATCGACAACGGCTTGGCGCGCGAGTTCTCAGCGAACCTCGCGAGCATCGATGCAGATGCTTTCGAGATCCGGTTGAGCGGCGTTGGCATTTTCGGCGGTAACGATCCAAGCAGCGTCTTCGCCGACGTTGCACCTTGTCCCGCGCTGGAGGCTTTGGCGCGGGCCAATGACAAGGCGGCCCGCAACGCAGGCCTGCCGCCGCCCAAGCACCCCTTCAAAGCACACGTCACGCTGGCACGGCTGAAGCATACCGACCCCACCGCGGTCGCGCGATATCTCACACGCTTCGGCGGCTATCGCTCCGAACCCATTTTCGTTTCGCGATTCGTGCTGATGTCATCGCGGCCAATGACCGGCGGAGGCCCGTACGGCGTCGTGGAGAGTTTTCCGCTCCATGGCGGCTATACTCCAGACGACACCGATCACTGGTGA
- a CDS encoding invasion associated locus B family protein: MAVRQNHIACRLLLLITIIAIGAMRASAQDVTKLTSIVDWSLYTDSESPHAFCFLTSAPKSTTPDNAKSDGARIYISAWPKEGVKAEPSVLLGFSAKKGSEITAAIGAQSFNLFAEQGRAYVADATSELKFVEAMRKGSKMAVTATDEGGTSVTDTYSLSGVGQAMQQLQATCF, translated from the coding sequence ATGGCCGTGCGCCAAAATCACATTGCTTGCCGGTTGCTTCTACTCATCACCATTATTGCTATCGGTGCTATGCGGGCCAGCGCGCAGGACGTCACGAAGCTGACGTCCATCGTCGACTGGTCGCTCTATACGGACTCTGAATCCCCACACGCGTTCTGTTTTCTTACGAGTGCGCCAAAGTCTACAACTCCCGATAACGCTAAGAGCGACGGCGCGCGGATCTATATCTCGGCTTGGCCCAAAGAGGGCGTGAAAGCCGAACCCAGCGTTCTGCTTGGTTTCTCCGCCAAGAAGGGCAGCGAAATTACTGCCGCGATCGGCGCCCAATCCTTCAACCTGTTCGCTGAGCAAGGCCGCGCTTACGTCGCAGACGCGACTTCAGAACTGAAGTTCGTAGAAGCGATGCGCAAGGGCTCAAAGATGGCCGTGACCGCAACCGACGAAGGCGGGACCAGCGTCACCGACACCTACTCGCTATCGGGCGTGGGACAGGCGATGCAGCAACTGCAAGCGACCTGTTTTTGA
- a CDS encoding FxsA family protein, translating to MKFALGLALLALPIIEIALLIKAGAAFGFWPVFFWIIATAVVGSGVIQRSGLSIFPRIWAHIEAGRSGFEPLLDQFLTVTGGVLLILPGLLGDALGALMLVPPVRWLMLRAIASLFTIDTYTRSNNAQTRETWQNDTGEPFDTPKQDKGSAGDFRRGRERRTEPPIIEGEYQRIDDDKSGS from the coding sequence TTGAAATTCGCCTTGGGGCTGGCGCTCCTGGCCCTACCGATCATCGAAATCGCGCTGCTGATCAAGGCAGGGGCCGCTTTTGGCTTCTGGCCGGTGTTTTTTTGGATCATCGCGACCGCCGTGGTCGGCTCGGGCGTTATCCAGCGCAGCGGACTATCCATCTTCCCGCGCATCTGGGCCCATATCGAGGCGGGCCGGAGCGGTTTTGAACCGCTGCTCGATCAATTTCTGACGGTGACCGGCGGCGTTTTGCTCATTCTGCCGGGATTGTTGGGGGACGCATTGGGCGCCTTGATGCTGGTCCCGCCGGTGCGTTGGCTCATGTTGCGTGCAATTGCCTCACTTTTCACCATCGATACGTACACAAGGTCGAACAACGCGCAAACGCGCGAGACTTGGCAGAACGACACAGGCGAGCCATTCGACACACCAAAACAGGATAAGGGATCGGCTGGCGACTTCAGGAGAGGCCGGGAAAGACGAACCGAACCGCCAATAATCGAAGGCGAATACCAACGCATCGATGACGACAAGAGCGGCAGTTGA
- a CDS encoding MltA domain-containing protein, with translation MAREPFKSRSGVGSAAVKAAVFIFGLTAIDSTVPANAEDPAKSAPKKKIVITVGVPSKTMPKQSFTLTPTSFADLPGWAEDDHLSAWKAFLSSCPVLVQRADAGKATKPMSQTLAGTCRFALSQAASGKKMTKASARGFFEANFRPRRVDQTISGGLLTGYYEPMLQASRTPQGEFTTPIYRRPPDLVNMVSESDRGAKSEKFTHMRKTDDGLVPFLTRAEIEQGGLSGQGLELLYFRDPVDVYFLQVQGSGHIELPDGQKIRIGYDGKNGYPYTSIGRELIQAGTFTMDNMSLKALSKWLKADRERAAPVMWKNQSYVFFRELTDNDGDGPVGALGTSLHSGRSLAVDTAYHALGVPIYVSAPTLKHATRNPSGFNRLMIAQDVGSAIKGPERGDIFFGSGDKAGRIAGVTKHPGHFFVLEPAPAIEARGEPQQGRRP, from the coding sequence GTGGCGAGAGAGCCATTCAAGAGCCGGAGCGGCGTAGGCTCCGCGGCTGTGAAAGCTGCGGTATTCATTTTTGGTCTTACCGCTATAGACTCCACAGTTCCCGCGAACGCTGAAGATCCCGCCAAGTCTGCCCCTAAGAAGAAAATCGTCATCACCGTTGGCGTGCCGAGCAAAACAATGCCCAAGCAGTCGTTTACGCTCACTCCAACCTCATTTGCCGACTTACCGGGTTGGGCCGAGGACGATCATTTAAGCGCGTGGAAGGCATTCCTGTCGTCTTGTCCCGTGCTCGTCCAACGCGCGGATGCGGGCAAAGCGACCAAGCCCATGTCGCAAACGCTGGCGGGCACTTGCCGGTTTGCGCTGTCGCAAGCTGCGTCAGGGAAGAAGATGACGAAGGCTTCAGCGCGGGGATTTTTTGAAGCCAACTTTCGTCCCCGCCGCGTAGACCAGACGATCTCCGGCGGACTGTTGACGGGCTATTATGAGCCGATGCTGCAAGCGTCGCGGACGCCGCAGGGGGAGTTCACGACGCCCATCTACCGACGGCCGCCCGATTTAGTGAACATGGTGTCGGAGTCCGACCGCGGGGCCAAATCCGAAAAGTTCACCCATATGCGCAAGACCGATGACGGACTGGTGCCGTTCCTGACGCGCGCTGAGATCGAACAGGGCGGACTTTCGGGACAGGGGCTGGAGCTTTTGTATTTCCGAGATCCGGTGGACGTCTATTTTCTTCAGGTGCAGGGCTCCGGTCACATCGAGCTGCCGGACGGACAGAAAATCCGCATCGGCTACGACGGCAAGAATGGCTATCCCTACACTTCCATCGGCCGCGAACTGATCCAGGCAGGCACGTTCACGATGGACAACATGAGCCTCAAGGCGCTGTCGAAGTGGCTCAAGGCCGACCGGGAACGCGCCGCCCCAGTGATGTGGAAGAACCAGTCCTACGTCTTCTTTCGCGAGTTGACCGATAACGACGGAGATGGACCCGTCGGCGCGCTCGGTACGTCTCTGCATAGCGGTCGAAGCCTTGCCGTCGATACGGCTTATCACGCGCTGGGCGTGCCAATCTACGTGAGCGCGCCGACCCTCAAGCATGCGACACGCAACCCATCCGGATTCAATCGGCTGATGATCGCGCAGGATGTCGGCTCGGCCATTAAGGGCCCCGAGCGCGGCGACATCTTCTTTGGATCTGGCGACAAGGCGGGACGCATTGCTGGTGTCACCAAACATCCAGGCCATTTCTTTGTGCTTGAGCCCGCGCCGGCCATCGAGGCGCGCGGTGAGCCGCAGCAGGGCCGCCGGCCGTGA
- a CDS encoding DUF2865 domain-containing protein: MRLRLRHVLLSWAVSTTCSIALAPPAVAQSLFQNLFGFGGKPSAPAQARSAGRSLPAYRFRYHSRRSYQRDFAPDDEVIGPPDSGGPYRTMCVRSCDGFYFPLRHNAMQSNFAQDVKSCRVACGDEAHLYYYPVRGGSVDTMVDLAGQSYKDMPNAYNYRKALVSGCSCKPAPWSYEAVARHHRYAEEADELMADAVNKARQRYAAHLQATGAAGQQTPWQDKDAGAAADAGDVVASDSDLDSKIVIGPPGPPPRYAMPQRRDYAYRRRARSAATRARYTKSQPSGLFGWSLFASPN; the protein is encoded by the coding sequence ATGCGTTTGCGGTTACGTCATGTGCTGCTCAGCTGGGCAGTCTCCACAACCTGCTCCATTGCGTTGGCTCCGCCCGCGGTGGCTCAGTCGCTTTTTCAGAATTTGTTTGGATTTGGCGGCAAGCCTTCCGCGCCTGCCCAGGCGCGCTCCGCAGGCCGTTCGCTCCCCGCGTATCGCTTCCGCTATCATTCACGCCGCTCTTATCAGCGTGACTTTGCGCCAGACGACGAAGTGATAGGCCCGCCAGATAGCGGCGGCCCGTATCGCACGATGTGTGTGCGCTCTTGCGATGGCTTTTATTTCCCGCTCCGTCACAACGCGATGCAGAGCAACTTCGCCCAGGATGTAAAATCATGCCGCGTTGCCTGCGGAGACGAGGCGCACCTTTATTACTATCCTGTGAGGGGTGGCAGCGTCGACACGATGGTCGATCTTGCCGGGCAGTCCTATAAGGACATGCCCAATGCCTACAACTATCGCAAGGCGCTCGTTTCCGGCTGTTCCTGCAAGCCTGCTCCTTGGTCGTATGAGGCAGTGGCTCGCCATCACCGCTATGCTGAGGAAGCAGACGAGCTGATGGCGGATGCCGTTAATAAGGCGCGCCAGCGTTACGCCGCCCATCTCCAGGCGACAGGCGCGGCGGGTCAGCAAACACCTTGGCAGGATAAGGATGCAGGCGCAGCGGCCGATGCCGGTGACGTGGTGGCGTCCGATAGCGATCTGGATTCCAAGATCGTCATTGGTCCGCCAGGCCCGCCGCCACGTTATGCGATGCCTCAACGCCGCGACTATGCCTATCGTAGGCGCGCCAGAAGCGCTGCCACGCGAGCGCGTTATACTAAGTCTCAACCGTCCGGTCTGTTCGGCTGGTCTTTATTTGCCAGCCCAAACTAG
- a CDS encoding ABC transporter ATP-binding protein gives MTKPIISVENLHLTLTSRAGPVHILRGVTFDVPAGQSLAIVGPSGSGKTSLLMILGGLERASSGKVEVAGRSMSGLSEDELSRLRGEEIGIVFQSFHLVPTMTALENVALPMELAGIADAFETARQLLDDVGLLARQDHFPAELSGGEQQRVAIARALSRKPRLILADEPTGNLDTKTGQQIVELLFGLKERTGATLVLVTHDVRLANMTERVIGMGDGHILSENLQTPAERVAAQ, from the coding sequence GTGACGAAGCCCATTATCTCCGTCGAAAATCTCCATCTGACGCTGACAAGCCGGGCGGGTCCGGTTCATATTCTGAGAGGTGTCACGTTCGACGTGCCCGCCGGTCAGTCGCTTGCGATTGTCGGACCTTCGGGCTCCGGCAAGACATCGCTATTGATGATCCTTGGCGGCTTGGAACGCGCGTCCAGCGGCAAGGTCGAAGTCGCCGGACGCTCGATGTCGGGTCTATCGGAAGACGAGTTGTCGCGTCTGCGGGGCGAGGAAATCGGCATCGTCTTTCAATCATTCCATCTCGTGCCGACGATGACGGCGCTCGAGAACGTCGCGCTGCCGATGGAGCTTGCAGGGATCGCGGACGCGTTCGAGACCGCCCGTCAGCTGCTTGACGATGTAGGATTGTTGGCGCGCCAGGATCACTTCCCCGCTGAGCTGTCGGGTGGCGAGCAGCAGCGTGTCGCCATCGCGCGGGCGCTGAGCCGCAAGCCACGCCTTATTCTAGCCGACGAGCCGACGGGCAATCTCGACACCAAGACCGGCCAACAGATCGTCGAGCTGCTGTTTGGTTTGAAGGAACGCACGGGCGCGACTTTGGTGCTCGTCACCCATGACGTGCGGCTCGCCAACATGACCGAGCGCGTGATCGGAATGGGAGACGGGCACATCCTGAGCGAAAATCTCCAGACGCCAGCCGAAAGGGTCGCGGCGCAATGA
- the coaE gene encoding dephospho-CoA kinase (Dephospho-CoA kinase (CoaE) performs the final step in coenzyme A biosynthesis.), which produces MLIIGLTGSIGMGKSTAAARFKALGIDVFDADAEVHKLYEGPLAHDVERAFPGSTSDGKVDRGKLSAILLREPDRLSELERIVHPRVRAKERSFVAREHAKGAKMAVLEVPLLFEAGNDKVVDVIVVVSAHTDIQRKRVLERPGMSEAKLAELLSRQLDDKEKRARADFVVDTSGSVEACHAQIDDIVAELSTREGRAYARFWS; this is translated from the coding sequence ATGCTGATCATTGGACTGACCGGCTCGATCGGGATGGGAAAATCAACTGCGGCAGCACGCTTCAAGGCGCTCGGGATCGACGTGTTCGATGCCGATGCGGAGGTCCATAAGCTTTACGAAGGTCCGCTTGCGCACGACGTCGAACGCGCGTTTCCGGGTTCGACATCGGATGGAAAGGTGGATCGCGGCAAGCTGTCGGCAATTCTCTTAAGAGAACCGGATCGGTTGAGCGAGCTTGAGAGGATCGTCCATCCGCGCGTGCGCGCCAAGGAGCGTTCGTTCGTTGCCCGCGAGCATGCAAAAGGCGCAAAGATGGCGGTTCTTGAAGTTCCACTGCTGTTTGAGGCTGGTAACGACAAAGTCGTCGATGTGATCGTGGTCGTGAGCGCGCATACCGACATTCAAAGAAAGCGCGTGTTGGAGCGGCCAGGCATGAGCGAGGCAAAGCTTGCCGAGTTGCTGTCGCGGCAACTGGATGACAAGGAAAAGCGGGCTCGCGCCGATTTCGTTGTGGACACCAGCGGCTCGGTGGAAGCTTGTCATGCCCAAATCGACGATATTGTCGCCGAGCTTTCGACGCGCGAAGGTCGCGCTTACGCGCGCTTCTGGAGCTAG
- a CDS encoding NADPH:quinone oxidoreductase family protein, with protein MKAALCNTLSGPSGLEITEVPVPQPKPGQALIAVKAVGLNFADTLITRGKYQYKPELPFSPGAEIAGVIERIEGDAGDFKPGQRVMAYVGWGGAAEHIVVDTAMLVPIPDKVSDITAAGLSITYGTALHGLSERGRLEPGEKVVVTGAAGGAGLAAVEIATLMGGRVIAVASSPEKVQIARDAGAVDGILFPGSDLKLAVREVTGGAGADVVYDCIGGEAAEPLIRALAWKGRFLVVGFAAGEIPRIPLNLLLVKGVEATGVFWGESVQRDLAGHRAGMARLLGWVAEGRLNPHIHATFPLDNIREALGVLDARTARGKVIVTL; from the coding sequence ATGAAGGCGGCACTTTGCAACACTTTAAGTGGACCTTCAGGCCTGGAGATCACGGAAGTCCCTGTTCCGCAGCCGAAACCGGGCCAGGCGCTGATTGCGGTCAAAGCTGTGGGTTTGAACTTCGCGGATACGCTGATCACACGGGGAAAGTATCAATACAAGCCTGAGCTGCCCTTTTCACCAGGCGCCGAAATCGCAGGCGTGATCGAGCGGATTGAAGGCGATGCGGGTGATTTCAAGCCCGGTCAACGTGTGATGGCCTATGTCGGCTGGGGGGGTGCGGCCGAGCACATCGTGGTCGATACCGCGATGCTTGTGCCTATTCCCGACAAGGTCAGCGACATAACGGCCGCCGGCTTGAGCATCACTTACGGCACTGCGCTGCACGGGCTGTCCGAGCGAGGGCGATTGGAACCTGGTGAGAAAGTCGTCGTAACGGGAGCTGCGGGCGGCGCGGGGCTTGCGGCGGTCGAGATCGCGACCCTCATGGGTGGCCGTGTCATCGCGGTTGCCTCCTCGCCCGAGAAAGTGCAGATCGCGCGAGATGCAGGTGCTGTCGATGGCATTCTGTTTCCTGGCAGCGACCTGAAACTTGCCGTTCGCGAGGTGACGGGCGGTGCCGGCGCCGACGTCGTCTACGATTGCATTGGGGGCGAAGCGGCAGAGCCGCTGATCCGCGCCCTTGCCTGGAAGGGCCGCTTTCTGGTCGTCGGCTTTGCAGCGGGAGAAATCCCGCGCATTCCGCTCAATCTTCTTCTCGTCAAGGGTGTCGAAGCAACTGGGGTGTTCTGGGGCGAATCCGTGCAGCGCGATCTCGCAGGCCATCGCGCAGGCATGGCGCGGTTGCTTGGCTGGGTCGCCGAGGGTCGCCTCAATCCGCACATCCACGCGACCTTTCCGTTGGACAACATTCGCGAGGCGCTCGGTGTGCTCGATGCACGTACAGCGCGGGGCAAAGTGATCGTAACCCTTTAG
- a CDS encoding Smr/MutS family protein, producing the protein MKKPHGKDRKRHLDEDEAAVWDHAASSIEPLKRAKSRVHATADPDEAATLPRAKMSRTSESHHASAHAHHKPAAKPSSPPAARKAAPPLADVDRKKVKRLRTGRIEIDGRIDLHGLRQDEAHGNLRAFLFRAQARGWRWVLVITGKGKPESGTQHEPFTTDSQRSRGVLKRNVPRWLEEPDLRGIIISFTAASIAHGGEGALYVHLRKKG; encoded by the coding sequence GTGAAGAAGCCGCACGGCAAGGATCGCAAGCGGCATTTGGATGAGGACGAAGCGGCGGTTTGGGACCACGCGGCAAGCTCAATCGAGCCTTTGAAGCGCGCAAAGTCGCGCGTTCATGCTACCGCCGATCCAGACGAGGCGGCGACGCTGCCGCGTGCAAAGATGAGCCGGACGAGTGAGTCTCATCACGCTTCGGCCCATGCGCACCACAAACCGGCAGCAAAGCCTTCGTCGCCACCTGCTGCTCGCAAGGCGGCTCCGCCTTTGGCTGATGTTGATCGCAAGAAGGTCAAACGGTTGCGGACCGGACGTATTGAAATCGACGGGCGTATTGATCTGCATGGATTGCGCCAAGACGAGGCGCACGGGAATTTGCGGGCGTTTCTCTTTCGGGCGCAAGCCCGCGGCTGGCGCTGGGTTTTGGTCATCACTGGGAAGGGTAAGCCGGAAAGTGGGACGCAACATGAGCCATTCACCACAGACAGTCAGCGCTCACGCGGCGTGCTGAAACGCAATGTGCCGCGCTGGCTGGAAGAGCCCGATTTGCGCGGGATCATCATCAGCTTTACGGCAGCCTCGATCGCACATGGCGGGGAAGGGGCGCTTTACGTGCACTTGCGCAAAAAGGGATAG
- the dnaQ gene encoding DNA polymerase III subunit epsilon, with the protein MREIILDTETTGLDFKKGDKLVEIGCIELYNRIPTGREFHCFINPERDVPAEAEAVHGLSTAFLKDKPVFSKLAEGFLQFVGEDPLVIHNATFDVGFLNWELELIGKPTISIKRVVDTLALARRKHPAGPNTLDALCKRYGIDNSKRTKHGALIDCLLLAEVYVELLGERQAALSLQTQAAVARASAARQTKGSAQRRPIPLQSRISDEERLLHRKYVEEMGTKAVWYKYWVVEVRKENA; encoded by the coding sequence GTGCGGGAAATTATCCTCGATACTGAAACGACCGGCCTTGATTTCAAGAAGGGCGATAAGCTCGTGGAAATCGGCTGCATCGAACTTTACAACCGCATACCGACTGGCCGCGAATTTCATTGCTTCATAAATCCCGAGCGTGACGTACCCGCGGAAGCCGAAGCGGTTCACGGTCTTTCGACTGCATTTCTCAAAGACAAGCCCGTCTTTTCCAAGCTGGCCGAGGGTTTCCTGCAGTTCGTCGGTGAAGATCCATTGGTCATTCACAATGCGACCTTCGACGTCGGCTTTCTGAATTGGGAACTTGAGCTGATCGGTAAGCCCACGATCTCTATAAAGCGAGTGGTCGATACGCTAGCGCTGGCGCGGCGCAAGCATCCCGCCGGACCCAACACGCTCGATGCGCTTTGCAAACGCTATGGCATCGACAATTCCAAGCGTACCAAGCACGGCGCACTCATCGACTGTCTCTTGCTGGCGGAAGTCTACGTCGAACTTCTCGGCGAGCGCCAAGCCGCGTTGAGCTTGCAGACGCAGGCCGCAGTCGCGCGAGCGAGCGCCGCGCGCCAGACCAAGGGCTCGGCTCAAAGGCGTCCTATCCCCTTGCAATCGCGCATTAGCGACGAAGAAAGGCTGCTTCATCGCAAGTATGTCGAGGAAATGGGCACCAAAGCTGTCTGGTACAAATACTGGGTGGTCGAGGTTAGAAAGGAAAACGCCTGA